One window of Canis lupus baileyi chromosome 21, mCanLup2.hap1, whole genome shotgun sequence genomic DNA carries:
- the TKFC gene encoding triokinase/FMN cyclase isoform X1, translating into MNSKKLVNTVEGCADDALAGLVACNPNLQLLQGHRVALRSDLDSLKGRVALLSGGGSGHEPAHAGFIGKGMLTGVIAGAVFTSPAVGSILAAIRAVAQAGTVGTLLIVKNYTGDRLNFGLAREQAQAEGIPVEMVVIGDDSAFTVLKKAGRRGLCGTVLIHKVAGALAEAGVGLEEITNRVNVVAKAMGTLGVSLSSCSVPGSRPTFELSQDEVELGLGIHGEAGVCRIKMASANEIVTLMLDHMTASSNVSHVPVQSGSSVVLMVNNLGGLSFLEVGIIADAAVRTLEGRGVKIARALVGTFMSALEMPGISLTLLLVDEPLLKLIDAETTASAWPNVAKVSVTGRKRTRAAPVEPLEAPDSTAAEGLPLKRVVLVMERVCTTLLGLEEHLNALDRAAGDGDCGTTHSRAARAIQGWLKEGPPPASPAQLLSRLSLLLLEKMGGSSGALYGLFLTAAAQPLKAKTDLPAWSAAMDAGLEALQKYGKAAPGDRTMLDSLWAAGQELQAWKNPGANLFQVLTKAVQSAEAAAQATKNMEAGAGRASYISSAKLDQPDPGAVAAAAILRTILEVLQSQGV; encoded by the exons ATG AACTCCAAGAAGCTGGTGAACACAGTGGAAGGCTGTGCTGATGATGCCCTTGCTGGTCTGGTGGCCTGCAACCCCAACCTGCAACTTCTACAGGGCCACCGTGTGGCCCTCCGTTCTGACCTGGACAGCCTCAAGGGCCGGGTGGCACTGCTGTCAGGTGGGGGCTCTGGCCATGAGCCTGCCCATGCTG GTTTCATAGGGAAGGGGATGCTGACAGGGGTCATCGCAGGGGCTGTGTTCACCTCCCCAGCAGTGGGCAGCATCCTGGCAGCCATCAGGGCAGTGGCCCAGGCAGGCACAG TGGGGACCCTCCTCATTGTGAAGAACTACACTGGGGATCGGCTCAACTTCGGCCTGGCCCGGGAGCAGGCCCAGGCTGAGGGCATCCCCGTGGAGATGGTGGTCATTGGAGATGATAGTGCTTTCACCGTCCTGaagaaggcaggcaggcgggGACTCTGCGGCACAGTGCTCATACACAAG GTGGCTGGTGCCCTGGCTGAGGCAGGTGTGGGGCTGGAGGAAATCACAAATCGGGTGAACGTGGTTGCCAAGGCCATGG GGACCCTGGGAGTGAGCTTGTCCTCCTGCAGTGTCCCTGGCTCCAGACCCACCTTTGAGCTCTCACAGGATGAAGTAGAGCTAGGCCTGG GGATCCACGGGGAAGCTGGTGTGTGCCGCATAAAG ATGGCAAGTGCCAACGAGATTGTGACGCTCATGCTGGACCACATGACAGCCTCCTCCAACGTGTCCCATGTGCCTGTGCAGTCCG GTTCCTCAGTGGTGCTGATGGTCAACAACCTCGGTGGCTTGTCGTTCCTGGAAGTGGGCATCATAGCTGATGCTGCTGTCCGCACTCTGG AGGGCCGCGGGGTGAAGATCGCCCGTGCCCTGGTGGGCACCTTCATGTCAGCCCTGGAGATGCCTGGCATTTCTCTCACCCTTCTGCTGGTGGATGAGCCTCTCCTGAAACTGATTG ATGCTGAAACCACAGCATCGGCCTGGCCTAATGTGGCCAAAGTCTCTGTGACTGGGCGGAAGCGGACCCGAGCAGCCCCTGTTGAGCCTCTGGAGGCCCCTGATTCCACTGCTGCAGAAG GTTTGCCCTTGAAGCGGGTGGTGCTTGTGATGGAGCGGGTGTGCACCACGCTCCTGGGCCTGGAGGAGCATCTGAATGCCCTGGACCGCGCTGCTGGTGACGGGGACTGTGGTACCACCCACAGCCGTGCTGCCAGAG CAATCCAGGGGTGGCTGAAGGAGGGTCCACCCCCTGCCAGCCCTGCCCAACTACTCTCCAGATTGTCCCTCCTGCTCCTGGAGAAGATGGGAGGCTCATCTGGGGCG CTTTACGGCCTGTTCCTGACTGCAGCGGCCCAGCCACTCAAGGCCAAGACAGACCTGCCAGCCTGGTCTGCTGCCATGGATGCTGGCCTGGAGGCCCTGCAGAA gtATGGGAAGGCTGCTCCAGGGGACAGGACTATG CTGGATTCCCTGTGGGCAGCAGGGCAGGAGCTCCAAGCCTGGAAGAACCCAGGGGCCAATCTTTTCCAAGTTTTGACCAAAGCAGTCCAG AGTGCAGAAGCTGCAGCCCAGGCCACCAAGAACATGGAAGCTGGAGCCGGAAGAGCTAGTTACATCAGCTCTGCAAAGCTGGATCAGCCAGACCCTGGGGCAGTGGCAGCCGCAGCCATCCTCCGCACCATCCTGGAGGTCCTGCAGAGCCAGGGTGTGTGA
- the TKFC gene encoding triokinase/FMN cyclase isoform X3, which translates to MLTGVIAGAVFTSPAVGSILAAIRAVAQAGTVGTLLIVKNYTGDRLNFGLAREQAQAEGIPVEMVVIGDDSAFTVLKKAGRRGLCGTVLIHKVAGALAEAGVGLEEITNRVNVVAKAMGTLGVSLSSCSVPGSRPTFELSQDEVELGLGIHGEAGVCRIKMASANEIVTLMLDHMTASSNVSHVPVQSGSSVVLMVNNLGGLSFLEVGIIADAAVRTLEGRGVKIARALVGTFMSALEMPGISLTLLLVDEPLLKLIDAETTASAWPNVAKVSVTGRKRTRAAPVEPLEAPDSTAAEGLPLKRVVLVMERVCTTLLGLEEHLNALDRAAGDGDCGTTHSRAARAIQGWLKEGPPPASPAQLLSRLSLLLLEKMGGSSGALYGLFLTAAAQPLKAKTDLPAWSAAMDAGLEALQKYGKAAPGDRTMLDSLWAAGQELQAWKNPGANLFQVLTKAVQSAEAAAQATKNMEAGAGRASYISSAKLDQPDPGAVAAAAILRTILEVLQSQGV; encoded by the exons ATGCTGACAGGGGTCATCGCAGGGGCTGTGTTCACCTCCCCAGCAGTGGGCAGCATCCTGGCAGCCATCAGGGCAGTGGCCCAGGCAGGCACAG TGGGGACCCTCCTCATTGTGAAGAACTACACTGGGGATCGGCTCAACTTCGGCCTGGCCCGGGAGCAGGCCCAGGCTGAGGGCATCCCCGTGGAGATGGTGGTCATTGGAGATGATAGTGCTTTCACCGTCCTGaagaaggcaggcaggcgggGACTCTGCGGCACAGTGCTCATACACAAG GTGGCTGGTGCCCTGGCTGAGGCAGGTGTGGGGCTGGAGGAAATCACAAATCGGGTGAACGTGGTTGCCAAGGCCATGG GGACCCTGGGAGTGAGCTTGTCCTCCTGCAGTGTCCCTGGCTCCAGACCCACCTTTGAGCTCTCACAGGATGAAGTAGAGCTAGGCCTGG GGATCCACGGGGAAGCTGGTGTGTGCCGCATAAAG ATGGCAAGTGCCAACGAGATTGTGACGCTCATGCTGGACCACATGACAGCCTCCTCCAACGTGTCCCATGTGCCTGTGCAGTCCG GTTCCTCAGTGGTGCTGATGGTCAACAACCTCGGTGGCTTGTCGTTCCTGGAAGTGGGCATCATAGCTGATGCTGCTGTCCGCACTCTGG AGGGCCGCGGGGTGAAGATCGCCCGTGCCCTGGTGGGCACCTTCATGTCAGCCCTGGAGATGCCTGGCATTTCTCTCACCCTTCTGCTGGTGGATGAGCCTCTCCTGAAACTGATTG ATGCTGAAACCACAGCATCGGCCTGGCCTAATGTGGCCAAAGTCTCTGTGACTGGGCGGAAGCGGACCCGAGCAGCCCCTGTTGAGCCTCTGGAGGCCCCTGATTCCACTGCTGCAGAAG GTTTGCCCTTGAAGCGGGTGGTGCTTGTGATGGAGCGGGTGTGCACCACGCTCCTGGGCCTGGAGGAGCATCTGAATGCCCTGGACCGCGCTGCTGGTGACGGGGACTGTGGTACCACCCACAGCCGTGCTGCCAGAG CAATCCAGGGGTGGCTGAAGGAGGGTCCACCCCCTGCCAGCCCTGCCCAACTACTCTCCAGATTGTCCCTCCTGCTCCTGGAGAAGATGGGAGGCTCATCTGGGGCG CTTTACGGCCTGTTCCTGACTGCAGCGGCCCAGCCACTCAAGGCCAAGACAGACCTGCCAGCCTGGTCTGCTGCCATGGATGCTGGCCTGGAGGCCCTGCAGAA gtATGGGAAGGCTGCTCCAGGGGACAGGACTATG CTGGATTCCCTGTGGGCAGCAGGGCAGGAGCTCCAAGCCTGGAAGAACCCAGGGGCCAATCTTTTCCAAGTTTTGACCAAAGCAGTCCAG AGTGCAGAAGCTGCAGCCCAGGCCACCAAGAACATGGAAGCTGGAGCCGGAAGAGCTAGTTACATCAGCTCTGCAAAGCTGGATCAGCCAGACCCTGGGGCAGTGGCAGCCGCAGCCATCCTCCGCACCATCCTGGAGGTCCTGCAGAGCCAGGGTGTGTGA
- the CYB561A3 gene encoding lysosomal membrane ascorbate-dependent ferrireductase CYB561A3, producing the protein MAVGWFYLSFYSLWFLGLMCIILTIYWVQLWHGGFAWDGTLLMFNYHPVFMVVGSVVLYSAASLLYRLPQSWVGPKLPWKIGHAMLHLLAFILTVLGLVAVFQLHRRSRITNLYSLHSWLGIVTVFLFACQWFLGFVVFLLPWMSVWLRSLLKPIHVFFGVVILSLSIASVISGINEKLFFSLNNATQPYSNLPSEAIFANSLGMLVVVFGLLVLYILLVSSWKRPEPGILTEGQPLLRDGE; encoded by the exons ATGGCTGTGGGATGGTTCTACTTGTCCTTTTACTCACTGTGGTTCCTGGGCTTGATGTGCATCATCCTCACCATCTATTGGGTGCAGTTGTGGCATGGTGGCTTTGCCTGGGATGGCACCCTTCTCATGTTCAACTATCATCCAGTATTCATGGTTGTTGGCTCAGTGGTACTCTACAGTGCTG CGTCACTGCTGTACCGCCTGCCGCAGTCGTGGGTGGGGCCGAAGCTGCCATGGAAGATCGGCCACGCCATGCTGCACCTGCTGGCCTTCATCCTGACCGTGCTGGGGCTGGTGGCCGTCTTTCAGCTCCACCGCCGCTCCAGGATCACCAATCTCTACTCCTTGCACAGCTGGCTGGGCATTGTCACCGTCTTCCTTTTTGCCTGCCAG TGGTTCTTGGGCTTTGTTGTCTTCCTGCTGCCCTGGATGTCCGTGTGGCTGCGCAGCCTCCTTAAACCCATCCACGTCTTCTTTGGAGTCGTCATCCTGTCTCTGTCCATCGCATCTGTCATTTCTGGCATTAACGAGAAGCTTTTCTTCAGTtt gAACAATGCCACTCAACCATACAGCAATCTGCCCAGTGAGGCTATCTTTGCCAACAGCCTTGGGATGCTGGTGGTGGTCTTTGGGCTACTGGTGCTCTATATCCTCCTGGTTTCATCTTGGAAACGCCCAGAACCAGGGATCCTGACTGAGGGACAG CCCCTGTTGCGTGATGGGGAGTGA